One window of Betaproteobacteria bacterium genomic DNA carries:
- the menD gene encoding 2-succinyl-5-enolpyruvyl-6-hydroxy-3-cyclohexene-1-carboxylic-acid synthase, which produces MTPVGAGAAAPQEGNATAGPALTARANLLWARALLEGLVAGGVRHVCLSPGSRSSPLAFAARLDPRLAVSVQIDERSAAFLALGIAKATRAPVALVCTSGTAAANYLPAVVEAFLSGVPLVVLTADRPPELRATGAPQTIDQVGLYGSHVRHFRDLPCPDDAGSTPAMAAQAGRDACVATTAGAVGPAHLNMPFREPLVPPPEGMAACEADWVALVPALRACMTAPPSPRALPALPVLAGLAARLEKSRRPLLIAGPGAAAPEEAATMLALARAAGLPVFADIASGLRSAALPEGVVACSHADLFLRDEAMAALAPDFVLRLGGIPTSKTLAAWLSRHRPPLVAIQPDERRRDPDAIVGEMIVADAGALCEALASHARRGSRDEDWIAALQSAETGARALLAQAPGEAAAVAAACSALPAGAALFLSSSMPIRWAEMYVTALAKGVEVFANRGANGIDGIVSTAIGVARGSGAPTLLVTGDLAFLHDAGGLRAARDLRSPLVVLLLENGGGGIFSHLPVAQHTEAFEPLFGTPHGCDLASLSGACGIEHRVAGSLEEVASLTAETLSGAGVRVIEWRTGREETVREQVALTRLAGVHADRVEAGGLSWQVRRRGLPKGLPLVLLHGFTGTGEFWLPVANALPRRHCIFPDLPGHGGTDAPLPPESWRLDRAADALALLMDELGVGRFALAGYSMGGRLALGLALRHPDRVAALALIGATPGIADAGERAARAAADLELAASIERDGIDAFSRQWEANPLFASQSAAPPALREAMRKQRLGQDPARLAGALRAFGTGFQPPVHEELERLTLPVLVVAGELDTKFTGIARTMTGRIPGSVLRIVAQAGHAVPLERAQACAAELEDFLKMGTDPISG; this is translated from the coding sequence TTGACCCCGGTCGGCGCAGGGGCCGCCGCGCCACAGGAAGGCAACGCGACGGCCGGCCCTGCGCTCACCGCGCGGGCGAACCTCCTCTGGGCACGCGCCCTTCTCGAGGGGCTGGTCGCGGGCGGCGTGCGTCACGTGTGCCTGAGCCCGGGTTCGCGTTCCTCGCCGCTGGCCTTCGCCGCGCGCCTCGATCCGCGCCTGGCGGTCAGCGTGCAGATCGACGAGCGAAGCGCCGCGTTCCTCGCGCTCGGCATTGCCAAGGCGACGCGAGCGCCCGTGGCCCTGGTGTGCACCTCCGGCACCGCGGCCGCCAATTACCTGCCGGCGGTAGTCGAGGCGTTTCTTTCCGGCGTGCCGCTCGTCGTGCTGACCGCGGACCGTCCGCCCGAGCTTCGCGCAACGGGCGCGCCACAGACCATCGACCAGGTCGGCCTGTACGGATCCCACGTTCGCCACTTCCGCGACCTGCCGTGTCCCGATGATGCGGGATCGACTCCGGCCATGGCCGCGCAAGCCGGGCGCGATGCGTGCGTTGCGACGACGGCCGGCGCCGTGGGACCGGCACACCTCAACATGCCGTTTCGCGAGCCGTTGGTTCCTCCGCCGGAAGGCATGGCCGCGTGCGAGGCCGACTGGGTGGCGCTCGTTCCGGCGCTGCGCGCCTGCATGACTGCGCCCCCTTCCCCGCGAGCACTGCCTGCTCTTCCGGTGCTGGCGGGGCTTGCCGCGCGCCTCGAGAAATCGCGGCGTCCGCTGCTCATCGCGGGCCCGGGCGCTGCCGCACCGGAAGAGGCGGCGACCATGCTTGCACTGGCCCGCGCCGCCGGGCTTCCGGTTTTCGCCGATATTGCTTCGGGACTTCGAAGCGCGGCGTTGCCCGAAGGCGTGGTCGCCTGCTCGCACGCCGACCTGTTCCTGCGCGACGAGGCCATGGCGGCGCTGGCGCCCGATTTCGTCCTGCGCCTGGGCGGGATACCGACGTCGAAGACCCTGGCGGCCTGGCTGTCGCGGCATCGCCCGCCGCTCGTCGCGATCCAGCCGGACGAACGGCGCCGCGATCCGGACGCGATTGTGGGCGAGATGATCGTAGCCGACGCCGGCGCGCTGTGCGAGGCGCTCGCGAGCCATGCCAGGCGCGGCTCGCGCGACGAGGACTGGATCGCCGCGCTGCAATCGGCTGAAACCGGCGCACGCGCGTTGCTCGCGCAGGCCCCTGGCGAGGCCGCGGCAGTCGCAGCCGCCTGCAGCGCGCTTCCTGCCGGCGCGGCGCTGTTCCTTTCGAGCAGCATGCCCATCCGCTGGGCCGAGATGTACGTGACCGCCTTGGCGAAAGGCGTCGAGGTCTTCGCGAATCGCGGCGCCAACGGCATCGACGGCATCGTCTCGACGGCGATCGGCGTAGCCCGCGGAAGCGGTGCGCCCACGCTGCTGGTCACCGGCGACCTCGCGTTCCTGCACGATGCGGGGGGGCTGCGTGCGGCGCGAGACCTGCGCTCGCCGCTTGTCGTGCTTCTCCTCGAGAACGGAGGCGGCGGCATCTTCTCGCACCTGCCGGTGGCGCAGCACACCGAGGCCTTCGAGCCGCTCTTCGGCACGCCGCACGGCTGCGACCTCGCGTCGCTTTCGGGCGCTTGCGGCATCGAGCATCGCGTGGCCGGCAGCCTTGAAGAGGTCGCCTCGCTCACCGCCGAAACCCTGTCAGGTGCCGGGGTTCGAGTCATCGAATGGCGCACCGGCCGGGAAGAAACGGTGCGCGAGCAGGTGGCGCTCACGCGCCTTGCCGGTGTGCACGCCGATCGCGTGGAGGCGGGGGGCCTTTCGTGGCAGGTCCGGCGCCGCGGGCTGCCGAAAGGCTTGCCGCTCGTCCTGTTGCACGGGTTCACGGGCACGGGCGAATTCTGGCTGCCGGTAGCCAACGCGCTGCCGCGCCGCCATTGCATCTTCCCGGACCTGCCGGGGCACGGCGGAACGGATGCGCCGCTGCCGCCTGAATCGTGGCGACTCGATCGGGCTGCCGATGCGCTGGCCCTGCTGATGGACGAACTCGGCGTGGGCCGCTTCGCGCTTGCCGGCTACTCGATGGGCGGGCGCCTGGCGTTGGGCCTCGCGCTGCGCCATCCGGATCGCGTCGCTGCACTCGCGCTCATCGGCGCCACGCCGGGAATCGCAGACGCAGGCGAGCGGGCCGCGCGGGCCGCAGCCGACCTGGAACTCGCCGCGTCCATCGAGCGTGACGGCATCGATGCCTTCAGCCGGCAATGGGAAGCCAATCCGCTTTTCGCTTCGCAATCCGCGGCTCCCCCGGCGCTTCGCGAGGCGATGCGCAAGCAGCGCCTCGGGCAGGATCCCGCCCGGCTCGCCGGCGCACTGCGCGCCTTCGGCACGGGTTTCCAACCCCCTGTCCATGAAGAGCTCGAGCGCCTGACCCTGCCGGTGCTCGTGGTGGCGGGAGAGCTCGACACGAAATTCACCGGCATTGCACGCACAATGACCGGCCGCATTCCGGGCTCTGTGCTGCGCATCGTTGCCCAGGCGGGTCACGCGGTGCCGCTCGAGCGCGCTCAGGCCTGCGCCGCCGAACTCGAGGACTTCCTGAAAATGGGGACAGACCCCATTTCCGGATAA
- a CDS encoding isochorismate synthase has product MDDVLTTAPALESGLAAVGARASIACDNLYALPTRLGMQAPFLPQIGWSDSSATGERWLALGEIDSIVAPAGAGFAAALEVLARARDRLKVLASLSPEPGMVRYVGGLAFDPRQGANPDWPGADAARLVLPRVLLRQARGRTDVMVLGTPEPEARRLIERIQEAAREDCGAAVPIRVTETVLPQSRERWTGAVQTVLRAIETESVRKVVLSRDIALDADRPIDPWELLRLIHERDPHGLRFCLRFDAASAFMGASPERLVSQRGSAIACDCLAGTIARGESSEAEARNAAALLASEKDGREHRIVLEEILAAIAPHVREVESPSAPRILSLAEVLHLWSPLRAHLRQGVGLSELIGALHPTPAVGGSPRLRAMDLIHALEQRSRGWYAGLVGWVGHDAADFAVAIRSGIVRGNRMTAFGGAGIVRGSDPHAEWDETARKAASFTQLFTERA; this is encoded by the coding sequence GTGGATGACGTGTTGACGACGGCGCCGGCGCTCGAGTCGGGCCTCGCGGCCGTCGGCGCCCGCGCGTCCATCGCCTGCGACAACCTCTACGCCCTGCCGACGCGGCTGGGTATGCAGGCCCCTTTCCTGCCGCAGATCGGCTGGTCGGATTCCTCCGCGACCGGGGAGCGCTGGCTCGCGCTGGGAGAGATCGATTCGATTGTCGCGCCTGCGGGTGCCGGATTCGCCGCGGCTCTCGAGGTCCTGGCCCGTGCCCGTGATCGCTTGAAGGTCCTGGCGAGCCTTTCGCCGGAGCCGGGCATGGTTCGTTACGTCGGCGGCCTGGCCTTCGATCCGCGCCAGGGGGCCAACCCGGATTGGCCCGGTGCAGACGCCGCCCGATTGGTGCTGCCGCGCGTGCTGTTGCGGCAGGCGCGAGGCCGGACGGACGTGATGGTGCTCGGCACGCCCGAGCCCGAGGCACGCCGCCTCATCGAGCGCATCCAGGAGGCCGCGCGCGAGGATTGCGGAGCGGCGGTTCCCATACGCGTGACGGAAACGGTGTTGCCGCAATCCCGCGAGCGTTGGACCGGCGCCGTGCAGACTGTGCTTCGCGCCATCGAGACGGAGTCGGTGCGCAAGGTCGTGCTGTCGCGCGACATCGCTCTCGACGCCGATCGCCCCATCGATCCCTGGGAACTGCTTCGCCTCATCCACGAGCGCGATCCGCACGGGCTGCGCTTCTGCCTTCGCTTCGACGCGGCGTCGGCCTTCATGGGCGCAAGCCCGGAGCGGCTCGTTTCCCAGCGTGGGTCGGCCATCGCGTGCGATTGCCTCGCGGGAACGATTGCGCGCGGGGAATCCTCCGAGGCCGAGGCTCGCAACGCGGCCGCGCTCCTGGCGAGCGAGAAGGATGGCCGCGAGCACCGCATCGTTCTCGAGGAGATCCTCGCGGCGATCGCACCGCACGTGCGCGAGGTGGAATCGCCGTCCGCACCGCGCATCCTGTCGCTCGCCGAGGTGCTCCACCTCTGGAGCCCGCTGCGTGCGCACCTGCGCCAGGGCGTCGGGCTGAGCGAGTTGATCGGGGCCTTGCATCCCACGCCGGCCGTGGGCGGCTCGCCGCGGCTTCGCGCGATGGATCTGATCCACGCGCTGGAGCAGCGCTCGCGCGGCTGGTACGCCGGGCTCGTCGGCTGGGTCGGGCACGATGCGGCGGACTTCGCGGTCGCCATCCGTTCCGGCATCGTTCGGGGCAACCGCATGACCGCTTTCGGCGGCGCCGGGATCGTACGCGGCTCCGACCCGCATGCCGAGTGGGACGAGACGGCGCGCAAGGCTGCTTCATTCACCCAGTTGTTCACGGAGCGGGCTTGA
- a CDS encoding DUF2917 domain-containing protein, translating into MHLNITSSKVALESGQVLTLDDAAGVHIRPRGAKVWVTEEGDCSDFVVNPGEDFVVSHGGRTVVQAIDTTWVDFQEAA; encoded by the coding sequence ATGCACCTGAACATCACCTCCTCCAAAGTCGCCCTCGAATCCGGCCAGGTCCTTACCCTCGACGATGCCGCGGGCGTTCACATCCGCCCGCGCGGCGCCAAGGTATGGGTCACCGAGGAAGGCGATTGCAGCGACTTCGTCGTGAACCCCGGCGAGGACTTCGTCGTCTCCCACGGCGGCCGCACGGTGGTGCAGGCCATCGACACGACCTGGGTGGACTTTCAGGAAGCCGCCTGA
- the queA gene encoding tRNA preQ1(34) S-adenosylmethionine ribosyltransferase-isomerase QueA: MPLLPSPFPEEGGGSVSNYNRRVKLSDFDYELPPELIAQHPAPERASSRLLRVEPAGELRDLAFRDLPSLLDARDLLVFNDTRVIKARLRGRKDTGGEVEALVERVLGEDTALVHVRASKTPKPGRRLVFAPGVTAEVIGRRGELFELRFEAGWPVLDVLATHGEVPLPPYITHAPQADDESRYQTVYATVPGAVAAPTAGLHFDEAVLGALKAKGLDSARVTLHVGAGTFQPVRGDDIASHVMHGEWYSIPEATVGAIAAAKARGGRVVAVGTTTLRALESGAAAGTLHAQAAETRLFIVPGFRFRVVDRLVTNFHLPRSTLLMLVSAFSGTDRVRRAYAHAIAQRYRFFSYGDAMLLDRNRDD; this comes from the coding sequence ATGCCCTTGCTCCCGTCCCCTTTCCCGGAGGAAGGGGGGGGCTCGGTGTCAAATTATAATCGACGGGTGAAGCTATCCGACTTCGATTACGAACTGCCCCCGGAACTGATCGCGCAGCACCCGGCGCCAGAGCGTGCGTCCAGCCGCCTGCTGCGCGTGGAACCCGCGGGCGAATTGCGCGATCTTGCCTTCCGCGACCTGCCCTCGCTGCTCGACGCGCGCGATCTTCTCGTCTTCAACGACACGCGCGTGATCAAGGCGCGGCTGCGCGGCCGCAAGGACACGGGCGGCGAGGTGGAGGCGCTCGTCGAGCGCGTGCTGGGCGAGGACACCGCGCTCGTGCATGTCCGGGCGAGCAAGACGCCAAAGCCCGGGCGCAGGCTTGTCTTCGCCCCGGGCGTGACGGCCGAGGTGATCGGGCGCCGGGGCGAGCTCTTCGAGTTGCGCTTCGAGGCGGGTTGGCCGGTGCTCGACGTCCTGGCAACTCACGGCGAGGTGCCGTTGCCACCCTACATCACGCACGCGCCGCAGGCCGATGACGAGTCGCGCTACCAGACGGTGTACGCCACGGTGCCCGGCGCGGTGGCGGCGCCGACGGCCGGACTGCATTTCGACGAGGCGGTCCTCGGGGCGCTCAAGGCAAAAGGGCTCGACTCGGCGCGCGTCACGCTGCACGTGGGCGCAGGCACCTTCCAGCCGGTGAGGGGCGACGACATCGCGTCGCATGTGATGCACGGAGAGTGGTACAGCATTCCCGAAGCCACCGTGGGCGCGATAGCCGCCGCGAAGGCGAGGGGAGGGCGCGTCGTGGCGGTGGGCACGACGACGCTTCGCGCGCTGGAATCCGGCGCCGCGGCGGGCACTCTTCATGCGCAGGCCGCCGAGACTAGACTCTTCATCGTGCCCGGCTTCCGGTTCAGGGTCGTGGACCGCCTGGTCACCAACTTTCACCTGCCGAGATCGACGCTGCTCATGCTCGTCTCGGCGTTCTCGGGCACCGACCGCGTTCGCCGCGCCTACGCGCACGCCATCGCGCAGCGCTACCGCTTCTTTTCCTACGGGGACGCGATGCTGCTCGACCGCAACCGAGACGATTGA
- a CDS encoding acyltransferase, protein MTPGTQRFAQIDELRGVAAVLVLITHASEIFAPYAASAGHSVLLSRIALGIDFGRIGVVLFFIISGFVVAHSLGTRGMTLARFAVRRAFRLFPLFWVSVMVAAWVAGTDRSVSTLLANLTMVPALIGFEPLLGVYWTLETELIFYAAAALLWSAGYLFRPAALLSIIAFLILVFAGLMFDVIPAARRLEWQSLPLNLAFMLWGALFHATRFSPPRATQDVALQQWLPWIATALVLAPSLYALARYFHSSSPSDLRWGVSYPTALGLFWIVCSSRHRSMEIIARLGVISYSIYLFHTFAVGLLVALLDSGGLSSALAPLPVMVALALGVTVVIATVTYHGIERPFIAAARRLTSSPRRGTS, encoded by the coding sequence ATGACGCCGGGCACTCAGCGATTTGCGCAGATTGACGAGTTACGCGGCGTGGCTGCGGTGCTCGTGCTCATCACTCACGCGAGCGAGATCTTCGCGCCCTACGCGGCCAGCGCCGGGCACAGCGTCCTGCTCAGCCGGATCGCCCTGGGGATCGACTTCGGGCGAATCGGGGTCGTGCTTTTCTTCATCATCAGCGGATTCGTCGTCGCCCACAGCCTGGGCACGCGAGGGATGACGCTGGCCCGGTTTGCCGTTCGCCGCGCGTTCCGGCTTTTCCCGTTGTTCTGGGTGTCGGTCATGGTCGCCGCCTGGGTTGCCGGGACGGACAGGTCGGTCTCGACCCTCCTGGCCAACCTGACCATGGTTCCCGCCCTGATCGGCTTCGAGCCCCTTCTCGGGGTGTACTGGACGCTCGAAACGGAGCTGATCTTCTACGCGGCTGCCGCGCTGCTATGGAGTGCCGGATACCTGTTCCGGCCTGCCGCGTTGTTGTCGATCATCGCGTTCCTGATCCTCGTCTTCGCGGGCCTCATGTTCGACGTGATTCCCGCCGCCAGGCGCCTGGAGTGGCAGTCCCTGCCGCTGAACCTCGCCTTCATGCTCTGGGGGGCGCTGTTTCATGCCACCCGCTTCAGCCCGCCTCGCGCCACGCAGGATGTCGCCCTGCAGCAATGGTTGCCCTGGATCGCCACCGCGCTGGTGCTCGCGCCGTCCCTCTACGCACTTGCGAGGTACTTCCACTCGAGCAGCCCCAGCGACCTGCGCTGGGGGGTGTCCTATCCGACGGCCCTGGGGCTATTCTGGATCGTGTGTTCGTCCAGGCATCGATCGATGGAAATCATCGCCCGGCTTGGCGTCATCAGCTATTCCATCTACCTGTTCCACACGTTTGCCGTCGGCCTGCTCGTCGCGCTTCTCGACTCCGGCGGCCTCTCGAGCGCGCTGGCGCCGCTGCCCGTCATGGTTGCGCTTGCGCTGGGAGTGACGGTCGTGATCGCCACGGTCACCTATCACGGCATCGAAAGGCCGTTCATCGCGGCGGCACGCAGGCTCACCTCCAGCCCGCGCAGGGGCACGTCATGA